Part of the Quercus robur chromosome 5, dhQueRobu3.1, whole genome shotgun sequence genome, TcacatgaaaaatatgttaaaatacAATGTTTGTCCTTATACGATAGGCCAAGAGCGATTTTTGTCCTAAAATCTTACTAATCACTTTATGTCTCTAGATTAAAAGTGAccattttaaatttgttgagaattaaaacaataatagaaaattattaatttatattgtaCTATCAATGTAAGATTTACATTATAGACTAAATAAATGTATACATTTGCATAAAAGTGtataatattgtatatatttgtttaatctACAAAGTAAATCTTACATTGATAGTATAATATAAACTAATagttttctattaatttttttagttttcaacaaacTTAAAATGGTCACTTTTAGTCCctctaaaagttgaagcaatcatttttattatttctaatgTATCTAAGAGAGTAATGTCGTCATGTTAGTTTAAATTTGGTCATGTCATTTAAGGAATCTAAAGCaatcattttaaatttcaagatttaaaattattaataaactaaaatttagggaccaatatgtatttttctttagaaaataaTTGTGTTTGATAGTTATTTTGTCAACATATATACCGCTTTTTTTAGGGAGTCTATAGGGTTCCATCCGGTCCTTTGGTAGACCTTGTAGCTGATTTCATTGGTAATGTCATAAAGAGCCACGAAACATATCTTCACAGAGTCTGGTAGTTTCTCAGTTGCTGATAATTCCCATCTACGTGCACAGAAAAACGTAGTAATCACGTATAGTGAAATAGCAAAACAAAGCAAATCATATTTTTCTACTGTTTTAATTATCACTCATTTattatttcacattttttttatattcactTTTATGAGTTGAAATGtgaacatttttaaaatatgaatattcTTGCATCAATTATATAATGGTGTAAAATGGTGGAATCAAACACAGTGTAAAagaatatttaacaattttccTATATGGAACAAACACACGTACCGATTCACCGCATTTGTGAAGAGAGTGAGTTCATCTAGTGTTCCGTAAACATCAAACATGTCGTCTATCACGTAAACCATAGCTATAGGTTTTGTGAGCTCAACCCTTTGATATGTCAGGCTTGGATCTGTGAGGCAAGCCGCTGTCCACATGTACCATTTAAGTGGTTGATTTCTCGCAAAGTTCAACTTTTTAGCCAGACCTAAGCCTTTCCACCATCTTTTAGGAGAAATGATAATTTAGAATAGTATCAAAGTATATAGGCAATCTGAGTTCCAAAATAATTAATAGaaaatcataacaaaaatattcCAGAGTCTCATTGAACTTacttgaaaatttgaagaagTTCCAGTTGGTGTATGGACTGGACGATTTTGAAGTCCATCTTTGCTAGTTCTTGTAAATGTTTTACCCAACCCCTTGCCCCTTCGAAATTGTCAAGGAGGCCCTTAGCCATGAACCTTGGCAAACTCTTATGATAGGGATGCTCCAATGTGTTTAGAATGAATCTAGCTTGTTGGTGATCAAGATGTTTGATGTTTGCTTCGAGAAGATGGCGACTGAAGTCTTTAGCTTCATCAAGTAAGTCTTCCTCATTGATGCTTACCTCTGACGCATCATATAATTCCATCAATCCACTTATGTGTTCACCTAACTCCAATTTGAAGTTTCCTTCTTTGTTCTTGAATTTGTTAAACACATCTGTGTGACACACAATTAGCAGCAATTTATTGACTttcaaggaattttttttttctacaattgATAAGTTACACATATCTACGTTATCAAGTGAGTCTTGAACCCATAAATTTACTCTGTGTGTTAGTTGAGTTAGAGCTCAACtgcaaataattttaatttattttttaatgtttatctAAAAATGTTTTTGTTCAACTTTTAGAATCAAACGCTATTTGCCACCCAATCCTTAGAGATGTAATTATAACCATGCTGTGATAATTACAAGCATAACGTAATTtaggtaaaaagaaaaatatattctcaCCTGCAGAAACATGATAGCCATTTTGTCTCAATAATCGAAAACGCAGTGCAGCCTCATAAAGATCATGATCATGCCCTGCATGACCGCTAAAAATCATATACTGCCTTTTTAGGATTGTTTCAATCTCCTCTTGGAAGTGGTACTCAATTCCTAAGCGCAGGATTGCATCAACCATGTTCAAACCTTCGAAAGGAACTTCAACTAACTTGCTAagtatatttttgaatttctttagtttttgcaAGTATTCAACATAAAAATCATCCTGGAAAAAACAATATAGCCCTCTTAAATTATGAAAAGTTAGGTctggaaaaacaagaaaaagaaatggtgaAAATGGTTAGGCAAAACTTAACCGTGGAACTGTGATATTCTGGAAGAAAATTGTAGTCTTCCGTGGGAAAATAATTGACGGCTTGATCTTGGGCAATGCTGCTTCCTTGTGCCTTTTGCATACAAGTATCATCGATGAGGTAAGTAATCTTTTCAgtattttggatatttttgaaACCATTTTGAGGTTTGGAGGGAGAAGAGGATGCACAAAAGAAGGCCATGGACACTGATA contains:
- the LOC126727172 gene encoding (3S,6E)-nerolidol synthase 1-like; translated protein: MAFFCASSSPSKPQNGFKNIQNTEKITYLIDDTCMQKAQGSSIAQDQAVNYFPTEDYNFLPEYHSSTDDFYVEYLQKLKKFKNILSKLVEVPFEGLNMVDAILRLGIEYHFQEEIETILKRQYMIFSGHAGHDHDLYEAALRFRLLRQNGYHVSADVFNKFKNKEGNFKLELGEHISGLMELYDASEVSINEEDLLDEAKDFSRHLLEANIKHLDHQQARFILNTLEHPYHKSLPRFMAKGLLDNFEGARGWVKHLQELAKMDFKIVQSIHQLELLQIFKWWKGLGLAKKLNFARNQPLKWYMWTAACLTDPSLTYQRVELTKPIAMVYVIDDMFDVYGTLDELTLFTNAVNRWELSATEKLPDSVKICFVALYDITNEISYKVYQRTGWNPIDSLKKAWARLCNAFLLEAQWFASGTMPKAEEYMKNAHVSTGLHVVLVHVFFLLGEGISKDTVDLLDSNPSITSSIATILRLWDDLGNAQDEDQNGHDGSYIECYRKEHQGCSVEDAKSLVIKMISNAWKQLNKDCLNPNPFPASFIKASLNAARMVPLMYSYDEKHRLPSLEEHMKSLIFKSVPYKKM